From the genome of Pseudomonas hamedanensis:
AAAACCGGTGCGGTGTTATGCCTCAGGATTTTTCCAGATTGGCCAGAATGTGCCCGTGAACGCGCATGCACACCTTTAAATCCGCCTCGTCGACGCCATCGAACAATTCGTGGCGCAGCTGTGTGGCAATGGTTTCAATTTGTTCGATCAACGGCAGCGCAGGTGCGCACAGGACAATTTTTTTCGCCCGGCGGTCTTCAAGCACGGACTGGCGTTGCACCAGCCCCTGGCTTTCAAGACTATCGAGCAAGCGTGCCAGGGTCGGGCCTTCGACGCCGACGCTCTGCGCCAGTTCTCTCTGGGTCGGGGCATCTTCGAAGCGCGCCAGGTGCAGCAGCACCAGCCACCGCGCCTGGGACAGCCCCAGGCCGGCCAGTCGTCGGTCCAGTTCGGCACGCCAGCCACGGGACATCTGGGCCAGTTGCATGCCAAAGCGGTGTTGATCGGTTAACGGCATAAAACACTCACGGTTAGACTGAAAATACGGAAAATCTAATTATTAGTCAGCTAAGCATGAGCGGCAGTTATAGGCAAGAGACGCTCTGTACTGAATCGTTACAACTGCACAGGGCTTGGCGCAAACGCCGTCTCACATCTCGAATTCAGATTGCAGCGCCGCCCGCACACAATAAAGCACGCCCTCGGGCACCCGCCCGGCGAACAGCTCTGCAATTTCGGCGACCGACGGCAACTCGCCCTCCCCATCGAGAAACGCATCCTGCACCTCGCCCATCAGCTCTTCAGGCAAGTCCAGCGCCTGCTCAAGCGACAGTTGCTGCTTGCCGATGGCCTCGGCGAGCATGCTGTAAACGTTCTTCTCCGAGCACTGCAACTGCCCGGCGATCTGCATCGGCGTCATCCCGGCGCGGGCCAGGGTAATCAGCTCGTGGCGTACGTCGGCCACCACCTTCGGCACCTCCGCCTCGCCGCCGAGCACTTCGAGGAAGGCCTCGCCGTAGCGCTCCAGCTTGCGCGCGCCAACGCCGCTGACCCGGGCCATTTCCGCCAGCGAGGTCGGTTGGCTGCGGAGCATTTCCAGCAAGGTCGAATCGGGGAAAATAACGTACGGCGGCACACCGTGTTCTTCGGCCAGCTTGCGCCGCAGGGCGCGCAAGGCTTCCCACTGTTCGCGCTCTTCGCCGCGCACCAACTGACTGGCCGGGCTCTTGCTGGTGGTCTTGGCGCTGACTTGCGGTTTGAGATCGCGGCGCAACTCCAGGCTCACTTCGCCCTTGAGCAGCGGTCGGCAGCTGTCGTTCAGGCGCAAACCCCCGTAGCCTTCATGGTCGACATCGGCCAGCCCACGCGCCACCAACTGGCGGAACAGCGAGCGCCATTCGCTCTCGCTCAGGGCCTTGCCGACACCGTACACTGACAGATGCTGATGGCCGAAGCTGCGGACTTTTTCGTTGTCCTTGCCCAACAACACGTCGACCAGATGGCCGACGCCATAGCGCTGTCCGGTACGGAAAATCGCCGACAACGCCTGGCGCGCCGGCTCGGTCGCGTCCCAGGTCTGCACGCCATCGACGCAGTTGTCGCAGTGGCCGCAGGGCTCAGGCATGTCTTCGTCGAAGTAGGCCAGCAGCGTCTGGCGGCGACAGCGGGTTTCTTCGCACAGCGAGAGCATGGCGTCGAGCTTGTGCTGCTCCAGACGCTTGTGCCGCTCGTCGCCTTCGGAGTTTTGCAGCATCTGCTTGAGCATCACCACGTCTTGCAGACCGTAGGCCATCCACGCATCCGCCGGCAGGCCGTCACGACCACCGCGACCGGTTTCCTGGTAATAGGCTTCAAGGGATTTCGGCAGATCGAGGTGGGCGACAAAACGCACGTTGGGCTTGTCGATGCCCATGCCGAACGCCACGGTGGCGACCATGATCAGGCCTTCCTCGTTGAGAAAGCGCTTCTGGTGATAGGCGCGCAAATCATTGGGCAGGCCGGCGTGGTAAGGCAGCGCCGGGAAGCCCTGCTCACTGAGGAACGCCGCGACTTCCTCGACCTTTTTGCGCGACAGGCAATAAACGATGCCGGCATCGCTGCGCCGCTCGGCGAGGAACGCCAGCAACTGCTTGCGCGGCTGCTCTTTGGGGACGATGCGGTAGAAGATGTTCGGGCGGTCAAAACTCGACAGGAAACGTTCGGCGTTCTGCAAGTGCAGACGGGTAACGATTTCTTCGCGAGTGCGCTTGTCGGCGGTGGCCGTCAGGGCGATGCGCGGCACGTCCGGGAACATCTCGGCCAACTGGCCCAGTTGCAGGTATTCCGGACGGAAATCATGGCCCCATTGCGATACGCAGTGGGCTTCGTCAATTGCGAACAAGGCGATGTCCAGGCCCTGCAGGAACGCCAACATACGCGGCTGCACCAAGCGTTCGGGCGCCAAGTACAACATTTTCACTTCACCGCGCTTGATCCGCACCGCCAGATCGCGCTGCTGCTCGGCGCTCAGCGTAGAGTTCAGCGCGGCAGCGGCCACGCCCAGCTCTTCAAGGGTGGCGACCTGATCGTCCATCAATGCGATCAGAGGCGAAACCACCACCGCCAAACCTTCACGCAACAGCGCCGGCACCTGGAAGCACAAGGACTTGCCGCCACCGGTAGGCATCAGCACCAGCGCATCACCGCCGCTGGCCACACGCTCAATGATTGCACCCTGACGGCCACGGAAACTGTCGTAGCCGAAGATGTCCTTGAGGACGCGTTGAGCCTGTTCGAGCATAAAAACTCCAAAAATCTACCGATACATCCCTGCTCAGGCTGGTTCAGAACAGCCGGGGCTGCTTAAACAAAACGTAAGAACGCATTGCATGAAACGCACAATACGAGCAGGAATCGCAAAACGCGGCAGTATACCCGAGGCCTTCCCTGCGCAGGGTGCCGCTGATAAGACACTGCCCATTCAGCCATACATGGATCCTGTAGGAGTGAGCCTGCTCGCGATGACGGCGGCACATCCGGCAATAATGTGACTGATACGCCGCTATCGCGAGCAGGCTCACTCCTACAGGGATTTGTGTTGCTTGCGGCAAATCTGCCATGCGGCTGGCTAGAGCGCGCAAGAAGGCCTAGAATTCCCGCATTGTTTATTCCCCAAGGTAGCCCCGTAATGTCCTTCGCTGAGCAACTGACCCGCCTGCAAGTCTTCCTCGACGCCGACGAGCTGCACGAAGAGGCGCTGGATTACGTCGCCGCCCACGGTTACCTGACCGCGCTGTCGATCTGCTCCGAAGACGTCCCGGAGCGCGAGTGGATCGACGCGCTGTTTGCCGAAGAGCCGCACTACAGCGACGAAGCCCAGCGCGCCGAAATCGAAGCCACGCTGATCGGCCTCAAAGCCCACATCGCCCGTCAACTGGCCTCGGATGAAGAATTCGAACTGCCTTGCGAACTGGACCTGGGTGAAGAGCCGGACGACTCGGATCTGCGCGGCTGGTGCATCGGCTTCATGGAAGGCGTGTTCCTGCGCGAAGCGGCCTGGTTCGAAACCGCCGAAGAAGAGGTCAGCGAAATGCTCCTGCCGATCATGGTCGGCTCCGGCCTGTTCGACGAACAGCCAGAGTTCGAAGACATCGCCAAGGACGCCAACCTGATGGATGACATGATCGTGCAGATCCCGGAAGCGCTGACCGCGCTGTACCTGCTGTGCCAGGCACCCGACGAAAAACCGGCGATTCTCAAGCCACGCCACCACTAAGACCCGGCCTATGGACAATCCCATAGGCAACCGTCCCCTGATGTTGCGCTACGTCCTGCTGGCTATCGGCTGGCTCAGCGTGGCATTGGGGGTGATCGGCATCTTCCTGCCCGTCCTGCCCACCACCCCTTTCCTTCTGCTCGCTGCGGCCTGTTTCGCGCGCAGCTCCCCGCGCTTTTATCACTGGCTGGTCGAGCATCCTCGGCTCGGGCCGTGGATCCGTGGTTACCTTGAGGGCAACGGCATTCCGCTCAAGGGCAAGGTTTATGCGATCGGGCTGATGTGGGTGAGCATTCTGTTCTCGTGTTATCTGGTGCCACTGCTGTGGGCGCGGGGATTCATGTTGACCAGTGCCGTGTTGGTAACTGTTTATATTTTGCGGCAGAAGACACTCCATAAGCGCTGAGTTGTAATTAAGTTGCGCGCAACAACAGCGCCCCGTTGATACCGCTCATCTGAAGAGCGCCCGCACCTGTCAGATCTGACAGGTGCGCAAGCCCACCAATACGCGTTAACTCACTCCGTCGCCTATGCCCACGGAGTCAGCGCCATGTCCAGCCCCAGCGAGCCTCTCGTCCTCGCGGAACTCGTCATCCCCGGTCGCACCGGCCCGGTAGCGGAAACTCCGGTGAAAATCTGGGGCATCAACATCGCGGCCGCGCTGGGCAACTTTCCACTTAATGGTCTGCTGTGCCAGGCAGGTCCGTGGGCGAACATGGCGGTTGGCGACACATTGACCCTCTATTTGGGCACCGGGCAAAACGTGTGGGTTGAAACCGTCGACAAGACCGAGGTCAACACGCAGCTCCGTATGTTCGTACCTTCCCGACACATGGTCGATGGCCTGTTCGCGGTGTCCTATACGGTCAAGCCCTTGGGCGGCACGGATCAACCGTCCGAAGTCATGCAGGTGCAGCTCAAGCTCACTCGCCCGGGCGGGCACGATGACAACGATGACAGCGGGCATTCCAAGCTGATCATGACGATGCCCCAAGAGATTGTTGACGGCGGTATCGACCAGGACAACGTGGCCGAGGGCGTGCCGATCACCGTCGGCAACAACGATGGCACGCCGCCTTATCCCTTTGCCGCGGCGGGCGATGTTATTCGCATCAGCTGGGGTGGCATTTTCGTGTTCAGTGAGGCGCTGACCCAGGAACAGGCTGAAGGCAAAGCGCCGATCATCGTGACCATCACCGAAGCCGTCATCC
Proteins encoded in this window:
- a CDS encoding MarR family transcriptional regulator, yielding MPLTDQHRFGMQLAQMSRGWRAELDRRLAGLGLSQARWLVLLHLARFEDAPTQRELAQSVGVEGPTLARLLDSLESQGLVQRQSVLEDRRAKKIVLCAPALPLIEQIETIATQLRHELFDGVDEADLKVCMRVHGHILANLEKS
- the recQ gene encoding DNA helicase RecQ, translated to MLEQAQRVLKDIFGYDSFRGRQGAIIERVASGGDALVLMPTGGGKSLCFQVPALLREGLAVVVSPLIALMDDQVATLEELGVAAAALNSTLSAEQQRDLAVRIKRGEVKMLYLAPERLVQPRMLAFLQGLDIALFAIDEAHCVSQWGHDFRPEYLQLGQLAEMFPDVPRIALTATADKRTREEIVTRLHLQNAERFLSSFDRPNIFYRIVPKEQPRKQLLAFLAERRSDAGIVYCLSRKKVEEVAAFLSEQGFPALPYHAGLPNDLRAYHQKRFLNEEGLIMVATVAFGMGIDKPNVRFVAHLDLPKSLEAYYQETGRGGRDGLPADAWMAYGLQDVVMLKQMLQNSEGDERHKRLEQHKLDAMLSLCEETRCRRQTLLAYFDEDMPEPCGHCDNCVDGVQTWDATEPARQALSAIFRTGQRYGVGHLVDVLLGKDNEKVRSFGHQHLSVYGVGKALSESEWRSLFRQLVARGLADVDHEGYGGLRLNDSCRPLLKGEVSLELRRDLKPQVSAKTTSKSPASQLVRGEEREQWEALRALRRKLAEEHGVPPYVIFPDSTLLEMLRSQPTSLAEMARVSGVGARKLERYGEAFLEVLGGEAEVPKVVADVRHELITLARAGMTPMQIAGQLQCSEKNVYSMLAEAIGKQQLSLEQALDLPEELMGEVQDAFLDGEGELPSVAEIAELFAGRVPEGVLYCVRAALQSEFEM
- a CDS encoding UPF0149 family protein, encoding MSFAEQLTRLQVFLDADELHEEALDYVAAHGYLTALSICSEDVPEREWIDALFAEEPHYSDEAQRAEIEATLIGLKAHIARQLASDEEFELPCELDLGEEPDDSDLRGWCIGFMEGVFLREAAWFETAEEEVSEMLLPIMVGSGLFDEQPEFEDIAKDANLMDDMIVQIPEALTALYLLCQAPDEKPAILKPRHH
- a CDS encoding YbaN family protein produces the protein MDNPIGNRPLMLRYVLLAIGWLSVALGVIGIFLPVLPTTPFLLLAAACFARSSPRFYHWLVEHPRLGPWIRGYLEGNGIPLKGKVYAIGLMWVSILFSCYLVPLLWARGFMLTSAVLVTVYILRQKTLHKR